CTGTTTATGTGggctcctgacacagctggagcaggatgaGGGGGACCCATGAGGGATGCAAGGGAAACACAGGCCTTAAAAAGTGACAGGAAAGAGCAGTTTTCCACTGCTACTCCTCAGCTGATGCAGCAGCGCCGGGGAGCTCTGCGGGGCTGGGGACCCACAAGGGAggtgtttcaccccagaggGGCTCAGtgagagccaggctgggccagagGGATGTGACTTGATTTCAATCTCACTTTGGGGAGATTTCCCCCAGAAACAGTTTCTTTCCTCCTGAACACCGATGGGGATGGaagaggctgtgctgctggcgggaggaagaggaaggtgcTGCTTTCCCTGGGAGGACGGACGTGAGGGCTCAGTATTTGACCCCGGAGGATTTGACCGTTGTGGTGGTGACGCATCTCCGCACAGAGGAGGAGCCTCCCCCGGCCATGAAGctgccacctgcagtgctgcacatccTCCCGCTCCCGGAGGAGAAGCCTCCGCTGaggatccctgctcccatcccgCAGCTGCCGCCGATGATGTTCGGGCCACCAACCGTGCAcacgcctcctgcactcaggcCATTGCTGGCTCCAAAGCTGGCAGATCTGCCTCCGCACACGGTGCTTCTGCCCACCACAGCTGTAAGAGAGGGAAAGGCTCGCTGAACACCAGGCAACATCCTGGGAATCTTTACAAAACCAAGGATGAAGGTAATTCAGCAGAGAAAACAATGTGCGAATACTTACAGACATTCACATTGGAGGGGTTCTCTAAGCAGAGCCTGTGTAGGGAGAGGAACATCAGTTGTAAATCTGTATACAGTCAGAAGCAAAACTATTCCCCAGATATTCCATTTATGTTGTGTTTCATATAAGATCAATCAAGACCCCTGAGAAGTACCCCCCATGGGAACCATGTTTCTGTTTAGGCTTCaaaatttggaggaaaaaggaaagaaatcaaaTTTTAATGTTAAATGTGTTGTGAAGGATGTTTAAAGATGAATTTGACCCAAGGGGAGATAGAACCCTGGCCCAGCCAATGCTAGGAGGTCTCACCTGTTCTCCTCTCCCTCCAGGAGCTTCCTGTACATGGCAATCTCAACATCCAGTGCAATCTTGAtgttcagcagctcctggtacTCCTTCAGCAGGCGAGCCAGCTCCTCCTTGTCCTTGCTCAGAGCACATTCCAGTTCTTCTAGCTTCCTCCTGGCATCCTTGGTGGCCATCTCACCCCTCTCCTCAGCCTCAGCAATGGCTGACTGCAGATGATGGTTCTGGGGAGAAGAAAGCAAATTTCCTAATTCCCTCTGCCCACCCTCTACTGGAGCATCCTCATGGCACAAACAAGAGGGAAAACAGAACCCGTGAGACACTGGCCAACCCCTACCTGCTTCTTCACGTTCTCAATCTCTGTCCGCAGCCTCTGGACATTCCTGGACAGCTCCTGGATCTCAATCTTGGTGTTGCGGAGGTTGTCCCCATGCCGGccagctgtgctctggagcTCTTCATACTGGAGGAGTGGGGACAAAGACACCCATCAGGGACACAACCAACCAAAAGTTCAGGTGGTTCAAACAGCGGGGACTGTCCCAGGAGCCTCGAGCCCTTCCCAACTCACCCGGCTCTGGTACCAGGCCTCAGCCTCAGCCCGGCTGTTCTGAGCGATCTGCTCGTACTGGCGCCGGACCTCCTCGATGATGCTGTCCAGGTCCAGGTGCCGGTTGTTGTCCATGGACACCACCACGGACAGGTCCCGGCTGATCGTCTGCATCTGAGCCAGCTCCTGCAACCAAGACATAAGTCAGAGGCACCATCCACCATCCAGAGGCATAAATCCACCCAGACACCCCATCCAACCTCAATgtttggcctcctcattgcaacaccagtcccccaggagaagagAGAGCTCCTACCTCCTCGTACATGCACCTCAGGAAGTTGATTTCGTCTGTCAGAGCTCCCACCTTGGCTTCCAACTCAACTTTGGTCATGTAGGCACAGTCCACATCCTAAAGGGAAGACCTCAGAATTAGACCATGGCTTCCTTTCATCGCACAAGAACTGTTGGCTCTTCCCATTGGCTTCTGCCCATCTTGGAGCTGAGTCCTTCCCATGTCTTTACCTCCTGTCCCCCCTCACCCTATCCCTGCTGGTGTCTTCCACACTCACCTTCTTCAGCACCACAAACTCGTTCTCAGCAGCCGTGCGACGGTTGATCTCCTCCTCATACCTGTGGCGAGACAGGACGAGGTGAGACTCTGAGACCCCCTCTGAGACCCCTGGGGGTGCTCCCCTGCAGTGGTCACTCCACCCACGGGGTCTCAGCATCAGCTCCGCTCTCTCCCTCGTCCCTCCCTGTCTGTCCCCGCACTCACTTGGTTTTGAACTCCTCCACGTACTGCCTCATGTTCTGCAGCTCCGATTCCAGCTGGCCCCGCTGCCCCAGCAGAGACTCCAGCCTCCTCCGCAGGTTCTGGATGTAGTTCTCAAAGATCACATCCAGGTTCTTCCTGGGCCCCGACGGCccttgctgctggagcagctcccactTGGTGGAGAGCACCttgttctgctgctccaggaaccGGACCTACAGCCAACAAAGCATGTGTGAGACATTCACCAGAGAGACATCCCACTGCTCAAAGCTCCAGGGAGCTTTGGAAGGCCATGGGAATCAATCCCCAAAACCCTTGCCACTGCTTCCGAGGGGAAaattcctcccttttttctccttttttttcccattattgttaaattcctctttccttctcctgtatctcttctctgtttttttcttttttttcttttttttcctggaggtAGCTATTGAAATGTTTCCATTCCAGTCTTACAAATTATTTCCAATATCAGTCAGGATTTTTTGACATTAATTTTCAGGAGCATCAGATCCTTATTGACCTACCAGTGAATGAAATCCCATTGGTCTCCATATTCAAGAACATTCCTCTTATCAGCCACAGAAATTATTCCACATACACATCATATATTTAAAAGACATAGAGCATGCTTATAACCAAAATTCTCCCAGATCAGATTATTTAAAGTGAGCTCATCTGCACttaaactgaaagaagaaatgattgggaatttttttaaatttcattccTAGATTTTAAGTTccttgagaaaaaaattatcccAGAGAAAGAACGGACTTAAATAAGGACTTTGGTCACTGAGCATATCCCCATCCCTTTGGCCTGTCTACACTGAAGTGAAAACCAGTGCGCATCCACCAAACCTGGAGAAAGTTGTTCAGTTTCTCTGTGGATGCTAAATTTTGACACTTCCTCAGGAGGAAACCAggtggaatggaatggaaacAATTACAGCCCAACACTGAGCTGAGAAGGACAATATTTCCTTCTCCAGAGCACAAGGAATTTCTGCAGttttcccattcccaagcaAATCCAGCTCCAACCTCTCACCTTGTCGATGAAGGAGGCAAACTGGTTGTTCAGAGTCTTGAtctgctccttctcctggcACTTCACTTGCTGGATCTGAGGGTCAATGTCAACGTGGACTGGCCGCAGGAGGGTTGGGTCCACCTGCACCGGCTGGATGCCTCCAGGGAACCCGGGGCCACCTCTGATGGGGCCACAAAAGCCACCCATTCCTCCACCAATGACACCTCCTCCAATGCCACCGAATCCTCCTGGAAATCCTCCACCAAAGCCACCAATTCTACAACCGTAGCCACTGCCATATGAGCTGCCCATGGAAATCCTTGTGCTGCCACCCAGGTTGTGGAGGCTCCGGCTGCTGAATCCTGCACAGTGTCCGCCACCTCCAATCCCCCTGGATGTGGAGAACGAGCTGTAGCTGATCCTGCTCCGGCCGCCGCCTCCAAAGCCACCAccaacagcagagcaggagctgaatcCCCTTTTGCTCCCAACTCCGAAGCTTCTGCAGACAGACTGACGAGACATGACTGCTTCTCCTCAAAAGAGCCCGAACTGGAGAAGGTGAGGAGAtccacagagctgagctgggcagagAGAAGTGCTCAGAGTCTTCTCTGGCTCCACAGCTCCAGGCATTCCCTTTTATCTGCTCCTGGAGGTGGGCTGGGACAACTTGGGCGTGAAGAGGAAACAAATTTACTGTCTTCATCAGCTTGGTGCGGTTAACAGATTTTTTGCCAAATTGGTGACTCCACCCAGAAATCTGCTTCACCatgcagagggaaaagcaggagcaCCAAGGTAGGTCTCTGTGAGTAAGTGGACTCCCATATCTTTATGTCAtcaggaaaaatatattttacagtAATGTTGTCATGTTCTTCCTTCCTCCCacttccctgcctgctcctaAGGTTGTCTGACTCGAGATTATTTTGCCTGACACTCCACACCAGGCAAGGATTTTGGTGAAACCCAGATAGAATGAGTCTTTCACAATTCCCCCAAGCACACACCTCATCGCCTTGTTAAGCAGAAAATTCCCAATGGCTTTACAAGTGGAAAAATGCTGTATCATTAACATTTAACCAGTCAGCATTTCTGCTTTAACCAGAAAGGAGCTGCTTAGTTCCTTCCTAAGAGCGTCAGGtggattttttccctccaaaatgTGTCCCACAAAGTCTGAGACAATCAGGTCCTGGGATTCTGAGCACCAGAGCAAGGGAACAAGGATGTCCAACTCTTTGCTTGTGCTTTTCCAATGGCCACAGGGGTTGTCAAGCCACAGAGGATGGAAAGCACGCTCCAGGCAGTAGATGTTGTAATGATGACTGACAATAATGTTTCATTTCATGCACCAGCTCCCCGGCAATGGGTTCGGGCACTCACGTGAAGGACATCTTCTAATGTACCTTCTGAGCCTCACTaatcaaataaatatttttgttacaTTTATTGATTTTATTGGTAAAAAACACTAACATTTCCTTCATTCCTATTTCCTTAAAATCATGAATAAAAGTCAAGGGAAATACATATCTTGAAGCACTTCAGCACTCAAAAAATATCCTGGTTTTAAGCTTCTCAGCTGCCTGTGTTGAGTTTTCATCATCATACCGGAGAGATTTGGGCAGGTAAATGTGGTTTGAAAGCATCCCTAGGAATCAGCTGGTGGCCATGGACACAGCAAACA
This region of Zonotrichia albicollis isolate bZonAlb1 chromosome 33, bZonAlb1.hap1, whole genome shotgun sequence genomic DNA includes:
- the LOC102066625 gene encoding keratin, type II cytoskeletal 6A yields the protein MSRQSVCRSFGVGSKRGFSSCSAVGGGFGGGGRSRISYSSFSTSRGIGGGGHCAGFSSRSLHNLGGSTRISMGSSYGSGYGCRIGGFGGGFPGGFGGIGGGVIGGGMGGFCGPIRGGPGFPGGIQPVQVDPTLLRPVHVDIDPQIQQVKCQEKEQIKTLNNQFASFIDKVRFLEQQNKVLSTKWELLQQQGPSGPRKNLDVIFENYIQNLRRRLESLLGQRGQLESELQNMRQYVEEFKTKYEEEINRRTAAENEFVVLKKDVDCAYMTKVELEAKVGALTDEINFLRCMYEEELAQMQTISRDLSVVVSMDNNRHLDLDSIIEEVRRQYEQIAQNSRAEAEAWYQSRYEELQSTAGRHGDNLRNTKIEIQELSRNVQRLRTEIENVKKQNHHLQSAIAEAEERGEMATKDARRKLEELECALSKDKEELARLLKEYQELLNIKIALDVEIAMYRKLLEGEENRLCLENPSNVNVSVVGRSTVCGGRSASFGASNGLSAGGVCTVGGPNIIGGSCGMGAGILSGGFSSGSGRMCSTAGGSFMAGGGSSSVRRCVTTTTVKSSGVKY